The Benincasa hispida cultivar B227 chromosome 9, ASM972705v1, whole genome shotgun sequence genome has a segment encoding these proteins:
- the LOC120086784 gene encoding uncharacterized protein LOC120086784, with protein MIKEKSLHMASTVLFLLILIPSLKILINGFNPLSTLVICLFLKAPPYIIISFLKAIQLSGEACLSAFQSLAEALKCIFVSTIEMGLGILSSLVMAVLDVVFGSLVESGSAFGGLLENAKASWEGALLEQVREIIGSLCELILQKGWEIATSSAGGIFEFVTMSISTLLNEPGSAIGELVGMLKESLMEGVGSSMEGVRGIVGSFIEKMANTSSEVASSSTFGFFEIVKTVFDLVVNSGYTVGGLIENTRAALEVLRMEEIRGIFVSLAKLGVNAIITYLLG; from the exons atgataaaagaaaaaagtcttCACATGGCTTCAACTGTTCTCTTCCTCCTCATCTTAATCCCATCTCTAAAAATCCTCATAAATGGCTTCAACCCCTTATCCACTTTGGTAATTTGCCTATTCTTGAAGGCCCCACCTTATATTATTATTTCCTTTCTCAAGGCCATTCAGCTCTCTGGTGAGGCCTGTTTGAGTGCATTTCAAAGCCTTGCTGAAGCTTTGAAGTGTATTTTTGTTAGCACAATTGAGATGGGGTTGGGAATTTTAAGCTCTCTTGTGATGGCTGTGTTGGATGTAGTCTTTGGATCTCTTGTTGAGTCAGGCTCTGCCTTTGGAGGCCTTTTGGAGAATGCTAAGGCTTCTTGGGAAGGGGCTTTATTGGAACAAGTGAGGGAGATTATTGGGAGCCTTTGTGAGTTGATTCTTCAAAAGGGTTGGGAAATTGCAACTTCTTCTGCAG GTGGGATATTTGAGTTTGTAACGATGAGCATTTCTACGTTGTTGAACGAACCCGGTTCGGCCATAGGAGAGCTAGTGGGGATGCTGAAGGAGTCATTAATGGAAGGGGTTGGTTCGTCCATGGAAGGAGTGCGAGGGATTGTTGGGAGCTTTATAGAGAAGATGGCGAATACGAGTTCTGAAGTAGCGAGTTCTTCTACATTTGGTTTCTTTGAGATTGTGAAAACCGTTTTTGATTTGGTGGTTAATTCTGGCTATACTGTTGGAGGACTAATTGAGAACACAAGGGCTGCATTGGAGGTTCTAAGAATGGAAGAAATTCGAGGGATTTTTGTGAGCCTTGCTAAGTTAGGTGTGAATGCTATTATTACTTATTTACTAGGTTAA